In Myxococcus guangdongensis, one genomic interval encodes:
- a CDS encoding FAD-dependent oxidoreductase: MPVGERNEAVTVVGAGLVGSLLSVFLARRGHSVEVLERRPDMRREVIDAGRSINLAISTRGLYALRQVGLEEEALRHAIPMRGRMIHPPKGALMYQPYGKDDSQHINSLSRAWLNQFLMSAAEATGKVRIRFKQRVSSADLENGVLTVVDEATGEERREEGRVVFGTDGSGSAVRQALEKAPGFESTAETLGHGYKELTIPPGPGGAFQMEKHALHIWPRGTYMLIALPNEDGSFTCTLFLPWKGPVSFESLDSPARLEVFFEEQFPDAKALIPDLTQAFFARPTGSMVTVKCAPWNVGGKAVVMGDAAHAIVPFFGQGMNCGFEDCTVLEGLLGKGGDWETLFGELARLRKTNADAIADMAVENFVEMRDSTGNPRFLLEKAVEKVLLNTFPGEFVSRYSMVSFSRVPYRLAYEVGAIAGGIVSELSEGLTRAEDVDLERAKRLIHGRLVPFMKEHADGFRTEG; encoded by the coding sequence ATGCCCGTGGGTGAGCGGAACGAGGCCGTCACGGTGGTGGGCGCGGGCCTGGTGGGCTCGCTCTTGTCCGTGTTCCTGGCGCGGCGTGGGCACTCGGTCGAGGTGCTGGAGCGTCGGCCGGACATGCGGCGCGAGGTCATCGACGCGGGGCGCTCCATCAACCTGGCCATCTCCACGCGCGGGCTGTACGCGCTGAGGCAGGTGGGGCTGGAGGAGGAGGCGCTGCGCCACGCGATTCCGATGCGGGGGCGGATGATTCATCCCCCGAAGGGCGCGCTGATGTACCAGCCCTATGGGAAGGATGACTCGCAGCACATCAACTCGCTGTCTCGCGCGTGGCTGAACCAGTTCCTGATGAGCGCGGCGGAGGCCACCGGCAAGGTGCGCATCCGCTTCAAGCAGCGGGTGTCGAGCGCGGACCTGGAGAACGGCGTGCTCACGGTGGTGGACGAGGCCACCGGTGAGGAGCGCCGCGAGGAGGGCCGCGTGGTGTTCGGCACGGACGGCTCCGGCTCGGCGGTGCGGCAGGCGCTGGAGAAGGCGCCGGGATTCGAGTCGACGGCGGAGACGCTGGGGCACGGGTACAAGGAGCTGACGATTCCCCCCGGGCCAGGCGGCGCGTTCCAGATGGAGAAGCACGCGCTGCACATCTGGCCGCGTGGGACGTACATGCTGATTGCGCTGCCGAACGAGGATGGCAGCTTCACGTGCACGTTGTTCCTGCCGTGGAAGGGGCCGGTGAGCTTCGAGTCACTGGACTCCCCTGCCCGGCTGGAGGTGTTCTTCGAGGAGCAGTTCCCGGACGCGAAGGCGCTCATCCCGGATTTGACGCAGGCGTTCTTCGCGCGGCCCACGGGCAGCATGGTGACGGTGAAGTGCGCGCCGTGGAACGTGGGCGGCAAGGCGGTGGTGATGGGCGATGCGGCGCACGCCATCGTCCCGTTCTTCGGCCAGGGGATGAACTGCGGCTTCGAGGACTGCACGGTGCTCGAGGGGCTCTTGGGCAAGGGCGGGGATTGGGAGACGCTGTTCGGGGAGCTGGCGCGGCTGCGCAAGACGAACGCGGATGCCATCGCGGACATGGCGGTGGAGAACTTCGTGGAGATGCGCGACAGCACGGGCAACCCGCGCTTCCTGTTGGAGAAGGCGGTGGAGAAGGTGTTGCTCAACACCTTCCCGGGTGAGTTCGTCAGTCGTTACTCGATGGTGAGCTTCAGCCGGGTGCCGTACCGGCTGGCGTACGAGGTGGGGGCGATTGCCGGTGGCATCGTCTCGGAGTTGTCCGAGGGGCTGACGCGCGCCGAGGACGTGGACCTGGAGCGGGCGAAGCGGCTCATCCACGGGCGGCTGGTGCCATTCATGAAGGAGCACGCGGATGGATTTCGGACTGAAGGGTAA
- a CDS encoding SRPBCC family protein, giving the protein MNTALREALVTQPTDREIRVERIFDAKRERVWKAMTDAKQVAQWWGRGNKLVVERLEVERGGHWRFVEHADGQEHGFEGRFREVTPVERLVQTFEWDGMPGYVILNTTTLEDLGDGRTKVVAVSFFFTTEERDGMAASGMADGLNQSYRALDALLAREP; this is encoded by the coding sequence ATGAACACGGCACTCAGGGAAGCACTCGTCACTCAGCCGACGGACCGCGAGATTCGCGTCGAGCGCATCTTCGATGCGAAGCGCGAGCGGGTCTGGAAGGCGATGACGGACGCGAAGCAGGTGGCGCAGTGGTGGGGGCGGGGCAACAAGCTGGTGGTGGAGCGCCTGGAGGTGGAGCGGGGAGGCCACTGGCGCTTCGTCGAGCACGCGGATGGACAGGAGCACGGCTTCGAGGGGCGTTTCAGAGAGGTGACGCCCGTCGAGCGGCTGGTGCAGACCTTCGAATGGGACGGCATGCCCGGCTACGTCATCCTCAACACGACGACGCTGGAGGACCTGGGGGACGGGCGCACGAAGGTGGTGGCGGTGTCGTTCTTCTTCACGACGGAGGAGCGCGACGGCATGGCGGCCTCCGGCATGGCGGACGGCCTCAATCAGAGCTACCGCGCGCTCGACGCGTTGTTGGCGCGCGAGCCGTAG
- a CDS encoding ArsR/SmtB family transcription factor, with product MVQYQSRLDATFGALADVTRRGVLERLGQGEASITELAERFDMTLTGMKKHVHVLEEAGLVITQKQGRVRTCRLGPCRLEDEVAWMNGYRRLVEARLDRLGEFLARTKGEEE from the coding sequence ATGGTTCAGTATCAATCCCGACTCGATGCGACGTTTGGAGCGCTGGCGGATGTGACGCGCAGGGGCGTCCTGGAGCGGTTGGGCCAGGGCGAGGCGTCCATCACGGAGCTGGCGGAGCGCTTCGACATGACCCTGACGGGCATGAAGAAGCACGTGCACGTGCTCGAGGAAGCAGGGTTGGTCATCACGCAGAAGCAGGGGCGGGTGAGGACCTGCCGGCTAGGGCCATGTCGCCTCGAGGACGAGGTGGCGTGGATGAATGGCTATCGGCGTCTGGTGGAAGCGCGGCTCGACCGGCTCGGCGAGTTCCTCGCGCGAACGAAAGGGGAAGAGGAATGA
- a CDS encoding SDR family oxidoreductase yields MDFGLKGKRALVMGASAGLGYATAEALVKEGATVAICSRGGEKLEKAAKALGAALAVPADLNQPGAAKRLVDEVVAKLGGVDVLVVNTGGPPAGGFESLTAEQWQLGFQSLWMAAVDGIQAALPGMKERKWGRIILVTSLAAREAMPNLTISNGLRAGLLGLVKTVSNEVAQHGVTLNAVLPGFHATERMTQLGLTDEKVAPQIPARRLGRPDELASLVAFLSSEQASYITGQSIAVDGGAARGF; encoded by the coding sequence ATGGATTTCGGACTGAAGGGTAAGCGCGCGCTCGTGATGGGCGCGTCGGCGGGGCTGGGCTACGCGACGGCCGAGGCGCTGGTGAAGGAGGGCGCCACGGTGGCCATCTGCTCTCGCGGTGGGGAGAAGTTGGAGAAGGCGGCGAAGGCGCTGGGCGCGGCGCTCGCGGTGCCGGCCGACTTGAATCAGCCGGGCGCGGCGAAGCGGCTGGTGGACGAGGTGGTGGCGAAGCTGGGCGGCGTGGACGTGCTCGTGGTGAACACGGGTGGGCCTCCGGCGGGGGGCTTCGAATCGTTGACGGCGGAGCAGTGGCAGCTGGGGTTCCAGAGCCTGTGGATGGCGGCGGTGGACGGAATCCAGGCGGCGCTGCCGGGGATGAAGGAGCGCAAGTGGGGGCGCATCATCCTGGTGACGTCGCTGGCGGCGCGTGAGGCGATGCCGAACCTCACCATCTCCAACGGTCTGCGCGCGGGGTTGCTCGGGTTGGTGAAGACGGTGAGCAACGAGGTGGCGCAGCACGGCGTCACGCTCAACGCGGTGCTGCCGGGCTTCCACGCGACGGAGCGGATGACGCAGCTGGGGCTCACGGACGAGAAGGTGGCCCCGCAGATTCCCGCGCGGCGACTGGGGCGTCCGGACGAGCTGGCTTCGTTGGTGGCGTTCCTGTCCTCCGAGCAGGCCTCGTACATCACCGGCCAGTCGATTGCCGTCGACGGCGGTGCGGCGCGCGGGTTCTGA
- a CDS encoding amidohydrolase family protein produces MKVDIHTHLLPEKLPRFAERYGYGGFITLDHHAPCRARMLRDDGKFFREVESNCWDPVKRIEECDDVGVHVQVISTVPVMFSYWTQPEHGLDLSRFLNDHVASVVREHPKRFVGLGTVPLQSPERAVRELERCVKELGLAGVQIGSHVNDWNLSDEKLFPFFQAASELGASIFVHPWDMMGEAKMQKYWLPWLVGMPAEMSLAMCSLIFGGVLERLPQLRFAFAHGGGAFPGTLGRIEHGFEARPDLVAVDNKVPPREYLGRFWVDSLVHDADTLRFIVKLFGQDKVALGSDYPFPLGELRPGTLIESLTELSSDAREQLLWKNALTWLGRSREDFAP; encoded by the coding sequence TTGAAGGTCGACATCCACACGCACCTGCTCCCCGAGAAGCTGCCGCGATTCGCCGAGCGCTACGGGTACGGCGGCTTCATCACGCTGGACCACCACGCGCCGTGCCGCGCGCGGATGCTGCGCGACGACGGGAAGTTCTTCCGGGAGGTCGAGAGCAACTGCTGGGACCCGGTGAAGCGCATCGAGGAATGCGACGACGTGGGCGTCCACGTGCAGGTCATCTCCACCGTGCCGGTGATGTTCAGCTACTGGACGCAGCCGGAGCACGGGCTGGACTTGTCGCGCTTCCTCAACGACCACGTGGCCTCGGTGGTGCGCGAGCACCCCAAGCGCTTCGTGGGGCTGGGCACGGTGCCGCTGCAGTCGCCGGAGCGGGCGGTGCGGGAGCTGGAGCGGTGCGTGAAGGAGCTGGGATTGGCGGGCGTGCAGATTGGCAGCCACGTCAACGACTGGAACCTCTCCGACGAGAAGCTCTTCCCGTTCTTCCAGGCGGCGAGCGAGCTGGGCGCGTCCATCTTCGTCCACCCGTGGGACATGATGGGCGAGGCGAAGATGCAGAAGTACTGGCTGCCGTGGCTGGTGGGCATGCCCGCGGAGATGTCCTTGGCCATGTGCTCGCTCATCTTCGGCGGCGTGCTGGAGCGGCTGCCCCAGCTGCGCTTCGCCTTCGCGCACGGCGGCGGCGCGTTCCCCGGGACGCTGGGCCGAATCGAGCACGGCTTCGAGGCGCGGCCGGACCTGGTGGCGGTGGACAACAAGGTGCCGCCGCGCGAGTACCTGGGGCGCTTCTGGGTGGACTCGCTGGTGCATGACGCGGACACGCTGCGCTTCATCGTGAAGCTGTTCGGCCAGGACAAGGTGGCGCTGGGCAGTGACTATCCGTTCCCCCTGGGCGAGCTGCGCCCGGGCACCCTCATCGAATCGCTGACGGAGCTTTCATCCGACGCGCGCGAGCAGCTCCTGTGGAAGAACGCCCTGACGTGGCTGGGGCGCTCGCGCGAGGACTTCGCCCCATGA
- the nbaC gene encoding 3-hydroxyanthranilate 3,4-dioxygenase, producing the protein MGRLTPINFKKWIDEHRHLLKPPVGNQQVWADREFMVTVVGGPNARTDFHINEGEEFFYQLEGTMNLRVLDDGKPVDIPISEGEIFLLPPKVPHSPQRPAGTVGLVLERRRLPHEMDGFMWMCPSCGEKLYEEFVHVTNLVTQLPPIFEHFYGNDANCTCKKCGTKVTKGGPTR; encoded by the coding sequence ATGGGCCGCCTGACTCCCATCAACTTCAAGAAGTGGATCGACGAGCACCGCCACCTGCTCAAGCCGCCCGTCGGCAACCAGCAGGTGTGGGCGGACCGTGAGTTCATGGTCACCGTCGTCGGCGGCCCCAACGCGCGCACGGACTTCCACATCAACGAGGGCGAGGAGTTCTTCTACCAGCTGGAGGGCACGATGAACCTGCGCGTGCTCGACGACGGCAAGCCCGTGGACATCCCCATCTCCGAGGGCGAAATCTTCCTGCTGCCGCCCAAGGTGCCGCACTCGCCCCAGCGCCCCGCGGGCACCGTGGGGCTGGTGCTGGAGCGCCGCCGCCTGCCGCACGAGATGGACGGGTTCATGTGGATGTGCCCGTCCTGCGGCGAGAAGCTCTACGAGGAGTTCGTGCACGTCACCAACCTCGTGACGCAGCTGCCGCCCATCTTCGAGCACTTCTACGGCAACGACGCGAACTGCACCTGCAAGAAGTGCGGGACGAAGGTGACCAAGGGAGGGCCGACGCGTTGA
- the kynU gene encoding kynureninase, with translation MTTYTFEDSEDFARKADAEDRLASYREQFHFPPGPDGKPVVYLAGNSLGLQPKNAARYVQEEMEDWARFGVEGHHHGRHPWLHYHELVTEQAARLVGAKPQEVVVMNTLTVNLHLMMVSFYRPTKERFKILVEGGAFPSDQYAVASQTRFHGYDAREAVLELKPRQGEETLRTEDILATLEQHGHEVALVLLGSVNYLTGQAFDIPAITRAAHAKGCLVGFDLAHGAGNLKLSLHDDGPDFAVWCSYKYLNGGPGSLGGVFVHERHARAKDIPRFEGWWGHDKATRFQMGPHFDALPGAEGWQLSNPPILQLAALRASFELFDQAGMEALRAKSERLTGYLEFLLDKLPPGYVRITTPRDVKQRGAQLSLRFQGDAPSMLKRLADAGIICDFRKPDIIRAAPAPLYCSFTDVYRFVKTLEGHARG, from the coding sequence ATGACGACGTACACCTTCGAGGACTCCGAGGACTTCGCGCGCAAGGCCGACGCCGAGGACAGGCTTGCCTCCTACCGCGAGCAGTTCCACTTCCCGCCCGGCCCGGATGGCAAGCCGGTGGTGTACCTGGCGGGCAACTCGCTGGGACTCCAGCCGAAGAACGCCGCGCGCTACGTGCAGGAGGAGATGGAGGACTGGGCCCGCTTCGGCGTGGAGGGGCACCACCACGGGCGCCACCCGTGGCTGCACTACCACGAGCTCGTCACGGAGCAGGCCGCGCGACTGGTGGGCGCGAAGCCGCAGGAAGTGGTGGTGATGAACACCCTGACGGTGAACCTGCACCTGATGATGGTGTCGTTCTACCGGCCCACGAAGGAGCGCTTCAAGATTCTCGTCGAGGGCGGCGCGTTCCCGTCGGACCAGTACGCGGTGGCCTCGCAGACGCGCTTCCACGGGTATGACGCGCGCGAGGCGGTGCTGGAGCTCAAGCCGCGCCAAGGTGAGGAGACGCTGCGCACCGAGGACATCCTGGCGACGCTGGAGCAGCATGGCCACGAGGTGGCGCTGGTGCTGCTGGGCAGCGTGAACTACCTCACGGGGCAGGCGTTCGACATCCCCGCGATTACGCGCGCGGCGCACGCGAAGGGCTGCCTGGTCGGGTTCGACCTGGCGCACGGCGCGGGGAATTTGAAGCTGTCGCTGCACGACGACGGGCCGGACTTCGCGGTGTGGTGCTCGTACAAGTACCTCAACGGCGGACCTGGGAGCCTGGGGGGTGTGTTCGTGCACGAGCGGCACGCGCGCGCGAAGGACATCCCCCGGTTCGAGGGCTGGTGGGGACACGACAAGGCCACGCGCTTCCAGATGGGTCCGCACTTCGACGCGCTGCCGGGCGCGGAGGGTTGGCAGCTGTCGAATCCGCCCATCCTCCAGTTGGCGGCGCTGCGCGCGTCGTTCGAGCTGTTCGACCAGGCGGGCATGGAGGCGCTGCGCGCCAAGAGCGAGCGACTCACGGGGTATCTGGAGTTCCTGTTGGACAAGCTGCCGCCGGGCTACGTGCGCATCACCACGCCGCGCGACGTGAAGCAGCGAGGGGCGCAGTTGTCCCTGCGGTTCCAGGGTGACGCGCCGAGCATGCTCAAGCGGCTGGCGGACGCGGGCATCATCTGTGACTTCCGCAAGCCGGACATCATCCGCGCGGCGCCCGCGCCGCTGTATTGCTCGTTCACGGATGTGTACCGCTTCGTGAAGACGCTGGAGGGACATGCCCGTGGGTGA
- the sitI6 gene encoding SitI6 family double-CXXCG motif immunity protein, whose product MDRFYWLDEDQAAATRDGGHVDASHRWGLPGLLKCPTCEKGWAAAGHYYPGVDLTPLGEKEREFRKARQEPFDELARLRALVLPLAPPGAPLPPGTTFGPLVGRCSGQLPDFTWVVDELLLHRRVLDGLQAGGVRGLDAFPTELRSRQKSPPDVLEMQLAHRGQLHPDCIPDEVSPPCTTCGRFGLKRPDEPILDASSLPSDLDLFRVGNFATMVICTERFLDAVSRVGGDGLSWRELPVRARTTAT is encoded by the coding sequence ATGGACCGATTCTACTGGTTGGACGAGGACCAAGCTGCGGCCACCAGGGACGGTGGGCATGTCGATGCTTCGCATCGCTGGGGGCTCCCTGGCCTGCTGAAGTGCCCCACGTGTGAGAAGGGTTGGGCTGCGGCGGGCCACTACTACCCTGGAGTCGACCTCACGCCACTCGGGGAGAAGGAGCGTGAGTTCCGGAAGGCGCGGCAAGAACCATTCGATGAACTCGCGCGACTCAGGGCGCTGGTGTTGCCCCTTGCGCCACCGGGTGCCCCTCTGCCGCCTGGGACGACCTTCGGCCCATTGGTCGGCAGATGCAGTGGTCAGCTCCCTGACTTCACCTGGGTCGTTGATGAGCTGTTGCTCCATCGCAGGGTGCTCGATGGCCTCCAGGCAGGAGGAGTCCGAGGCCTCGATGCTTTTCCTACGGAACTCCGGTCTCGCCAGAAGTCGCCACCAGACGTCTTGGAGATGCAGTTAGCCCACCGAGGGCAGCTCCATCCGGATTGCATTCCGGACGAAGTCTCTCCGCCCTGCACGACCTGTGGGCGGTTTGGGCTCAAGCGCCCCGATGAGCCCATTCTGGACGCGTCGTCACTGCCCTCCGACCTTGACCTCTTCCGGGTCGGGAACTTCGCGACGATGGTCATCTGCACCGAAAGATTCCTCGACGCCGTGAGCAGGGTCGGGGGCGACGGACTCAGCTGGCGCGAGTTGCCGGTTCGAGCGCGCACCACGGCGACATGA